A window of Polaromonas hydrogenivorans genomic DNA:
CAGACCCTTGATTTTCAGCATACTCATGCCTATGCCTCCTTCGCCACCATGGCAGCCGGACGCCGGAACCATAAACGCACACGCTCGACCACCCCATTGGGAACCAGATAGACGATGACGAGGAAAGTCACGCCGAGAAGCACGGAAAAATGGTTGGGGAAACGTGCGGACAGGAACTCGAACAGGGCCGTGAGCGGTATCACGCCGGCCAGCGGACCGAGCAGGTGTCCAGCGCCACCGAGCAAGGACATGATAAGCACCTGGAATGACAAGTTGGCATTGAACACAATCGCCGGGTCGATGTAGGTCCAGCGCGGCGACATCACCGCACCTACCAGCGTCATGAATACGGAGCTGATGGTAAAGAGCAGCACCTTGGCGGCGGTGGTGTTGATGCCCAGATGCCTGGCGACCGTCTCGTCTTCGCCGATGACGCGCAAGGCCAGCCCAAGGCGCGATCGCCTGATCAGCCAACCGGTGAGAAGAGCCAGCGCGAGCAGTGCCAGCAACTGCCAGTAAATTTCAAGCTGTGACATGTCAAGGAAAATGTAGCGTCCGATGGATTTGGTGACGTTGACCTCGTACCAGGTGACCAGTTGACGAATGAGTTCCGTAAGTCCGAACGTAAAGATCACGAAGTGAACACCGGACAGTCGCAACGTGGACAGCCCGACCACCAGCGCGACAAGTGCCCCGATCAGCAGGGCCACGGCAAGTACCGCTGGCCAGGGTAGCGCCTCTCCCAGCACCGCCACGGTATAGGCGCCTATGCCGAAGAAGGCCGTGGTCGCCAGCGAGATGTAGCGCGTCGGCCCTGAAAAAAGCGCCCAGGCGGTAGCCAGCGTGCCGTACTGGAGCAGATTGATGCCGTACGACAAGAGGTAGTCGCCCGGAACGACGATGGGAAGTGCAGCCATCACGGCCAAGAGAGCTGCCACAACGACGGCCGCCTTGTTAACTTTGTGAATCATCGTCCAACCCTTCCAAACAGACCCTGAGGGCGCAACAGCAGCACCAACAGGAAAATTGCAAACGTGGCGGCCAATGTCAGTCCTGGATCAATGAAACGCGTCACAAGCGTCTCCACGATCCCCAGCAGGAGGGCGGCGAGCAGACAGCCCATGAGGTTTCCCACTCCACCCATGATGACGATCACCAAGGCCTTCATCGTGAAGGTCACGCCCATTGAGGCGCTGAAGGGCAGAAACATGCTCACCAGCACGCCGGCCGCAGCCACCAGTGCGCCACCGAGCGCGAAGGCAAACGCCGCCATCGAACGAGGATTGATGCCCACCAGGTGTGCAAAGCGCGGGGCTCCCGCCATCGCACGCATTGCCGTGCCCCAGCGCGAGCGCACCAGTACGACGTACACCACCAGGCCGATGACGATGGCGAAACCGGCCGCGAGCAGGCGATTCGCAGCCACTGCGGTGCCCATCACATGGACAGGCATGGAAAGGTAGTCATAGCTGAAGTAGCCACCGCCGAAGATCACCAGCGCAATGCCCTGCACAATGAACAGCATGCCGAAGGTCGCCAGTATGCTGTCCACCTCCAGCGCGGCCGGCGAGGGTGCGCGCCGTACCAGCGGCATGAGCAGCGTCTGGTAAACAAGCCATTGCAAGGCAAAGCCAATCGGCAGCGCTATGCACAAGGCCAGCAGCGGGTGCAGGCCTTGTGCGCTTACCAGCCAGTAAGCCAGGAACGCAGCCCCTATCATGAATTCGCCGTGCGAGAGGTTCATGATTCTGGCAACGCCGTACTGCAGCGTCAGGCCCATCGCAATCAAAGCGTACAGACCGCCCAGCGTTAGCGCAGCAAGGGTCAGTTCAACAAGCAACATAATTTTGCCCGATCAGGGGTGGTAAATGGATGGCAGGCACGACAAGCGTGTCGAAGACCGCTGGTTGTAGAGTCATGGCGGATGTTCCCTAGGTGGTGATGAACGGCTGGAGTCAAATGAGCCCCAACCGTCAGAGGCCATTCTTAAAACGGCAGGACCGCCTTGATCTTCAAGCCGCCGCCTTCGGCCCGGTTGCGAACGCTGAACTCTTTCTCAAGCTTGGCAGTGATGAACCAGCCTTTTCCGTTGTCGTACTTGATCGAGGGACCGAGCGCGAACGCTCGGCCGCGATTGTTGGGCACCTCTTTCCCAGCCTGCTTGTCACTGGTTGTCTGTTGGTAGGCATAGCCACCCGCCCCTACCGTCCACCCATTGCCAAAAGCCCAACCGGCGGAGAAGTCGGCGTGCAGTTCCTGACCTGAGCGGTAGTCCGTGTCCTTGTTGCGGGCATTGAAGTCGTACATGACTTTTATATCACCGTTAAAGCCGGTGCCCTGTACATAGGTCAACGCAAAAAACGGTTCAGCATTCCAGTAGTTCCGACCCACATTGGCGATTGCATTCTTGTCATAGCGTCCGGTCGGCGCGTTCACATCCACCGCAAATGCGTAGTGAAGATTGGGCGACGCATGATAGCCAAGACCACCCCCGAAGGTCATGTCGCCGAGTCCGGAATCGGAGGCGCTGACGCTACCAACACGAACCTTCACATCCACGAGGGGTGCAAACGCGTAGAACGCCAACTGGCCACCGAGAAGCTGCTTGTCGGTAACCCAGGTGACTCTGGGCACGAGCGCGGTAGCCTTGACATTGAAGTCGAGCGGAATTTTGTTGCCATTGTTGTCGCGCAACGTGCTGGCTTCATAGCGTGATCCGTACAACAGGTAGTAGACGCCTGGTGGCGGCAATGCGCCAACCATGTAGTTTTCCGCACCGTTAGGGTAAATGCTGCCGCCGCCCTCGGTGGCCATTACCGGCGCCGCCGCCAGCATCATGAGAGCTGCAAGCGAGATGCTGCTGAGCGTTGTCGAAGTGTTGAATGTCATGTTGTCTCCTGGTTTTCAATGTAAAGACGTGAGAAATCCGCTGGCACCGGCGTATTGCCGATGCGGTTTCCATGGGCCGGCGACCTATTGCAAGAACGCGTCAACCCAGCCTCGCTGGTTATCACCGGCGAGTGCTTGACTCACAAGCGCCCTGCGGCGCGCTGCGACTGCTCAGTTTTTCCAGACCGGCTTGGGAATTACGGCCGGTTTCGCGCCTTTAATGGCGCTCGGCCCGACACCCTGGAATACACCGTTTTGCCATTGGCCGACGAGAAAAATGCCAGACAGTTGCTGGTTCTCGAATTTGATCGGACCCAGCACCGTTTCGAACGAGCCAGTCTTGATCTCACGCAGAATCGCCGGGCGGTCGATCTTGCCCACACGCTCGATGGACTGCTGCAGCACTTGCAAGCTGGCATAGGTGACCGGGCTGCCCCAGCTGTCCGGTTCCTTGCCGGTCAAATCCTTGTGGCGCTTGAAGTATTCTTTGATTAGCTGTGAATCGCCATCAACGCCACCCAAGCTCATCTGACCTTCGGCGCCTGCGCCGTACTTGGCCTTGAAGAACGGGAACTGGGTGCCTACTCCTGTGTAAAAAATCTTGGGATTGAAACTCAGCACGCGCGACTGATCGCTGATCAGCACCGTGTCGGGCGGATAAGAGAAAGCAATAAAAGCATCGGGTGATAGTCCTTTGACCTCGTTGAGCAGCGGCGACAGATCCTGTGTGCCAACGGGATAACTCTTGTCGAGAACCAGCTTGAAGTTGTGCGCAGCGGCCGCCTTGCGCGCCGCCGTTGCGGCATCGACACCGAAGCCGTCGGCTACATACAGCATGGCCACCTTGTCGCCAATCTTGCCGGCCTTGCGTGCTGCGTCGAGCTGGCTCATCAACGCTTCGGCGTAACTACCGCCGGAACCAAGCATGAAAAAGATGGATGGCCAGCGCTTGGCAAACTCCGCCGCCTTGTCGGTGAGGGCGGTGGAGCCGAGTTGTGGGTAGCCATGCTTGGCCAACATCGGTGCTACCGCAAGATTGACCGCAGTGCCCCATGGGGGAAGAATGAGATCAACCTTGTCCTGCGAAATGAGTCTGTCAATTGCACGTACCGCTTCTTCGGTACTGGAGCGATCGTCGTACTCAACCACCTCAATCGGCACCCGCTTACCATAGGCCTTGAGCATCAGACCACCGGCCGCATTGACCTCCTTGACCCACATTTCGTAGTTGGGACGTAACGTGGTGTCGCCGCCGGGCGCATTGGGCCCCGTCTTGGCAAGCGACCAGCCGATACGAATGCTCTTGGGCGCTTCATCGGCCATGGCCGGGGCCGAGAGGCCGACGAGTGCGACGCCGAAAAATGTGGCTAGTGTAGAAATCCAGTGTCTGCGTTTCATTATTGTCTCCAAAGTTCTGAGGGCCAATTAGCACTCTCTATGGGAGCGTCGCCTCTGGCGCGCTCGGTGTCG
This region includes:
- a CDS encoding branched-chain amino acid ABC transporter permease — translated: MIHKVNKAAVVVAALLAVMAALPIVVPGDYLLSYGINLLQYGTLATAWALFSGPTRYISLATTAFFGIGAYTVAVLGEALPWPAVLAVALLIGALVALVVGLSTLRLSGVHFVIFTFGLTELIRQLVTWYEVNVTKSIGRYIFLDMSQLEIYWQLLALLALALLTGWLIRRSRLGLALRVIGEDETVARHLGINTTAAKVLLFTISSVFMTLVGAVMSPRWTYIDPAIVFNANLSFQVLIMSLLGGAGHLLGPLAGVIPLTALFEFLSARFPNHFSVLLGVTFLVIVYLVPNGVVERVRLWFRRPAAMVAKEA
- a CDS encoding branched-chain amino acid ABC transporter permease, which gives rise to MLLVELTLAALTLGGLYALIAMGLTLQYGVARIMNLSHGEFMIGAAFLAYWLVSAQGLHPLLALCIALPIGFALQWLVYQTLLMPLVRRAPSPAALEVDSILATFGMLFIVQGIALVIFGGGYFSYDYLSMPVHVMGTAVAANRLLAAGFAIVIGLVVYVVLVRSRWGTAMRAMAGAPRFAHLVGINPRSMAAFAFALGGALVAAAGVLVSMFLPFSASMGVTFTMKALVIVIMGGVGNLMGCLLAALLLGIVETLVTRFIDPGLTLAATFAIFLLVLLLRPQGLFGRVGR
- a CDS encoding SphA family protein; this translates as MTFNTSTTLSSISLAALMMLAAAPVMATEGGGSIYPNGAENYMVGALPPPGVYYLLYGSRYEASTLRDNNGNKIPLDFNVKATALVPRVTWVTDKQLLGGQLAFYAFAPLVDVKVRVGSVSASDSGLGDMTFGGGLGYHASPNLHYAFAVDVNAPTGRYDKNAIANVGRNYWNAEPFFALTYVQGTGFNGDIKVMYDFNARNKDTDYRSGQELHADFSAGWAFGNGWTVGAGGYAYQQTTSDKQAGKEVPNNRGRAFALGPSIKYDNGKGWFITAKLEKEFSVRNRAEGGGLKIKAVLPF
- a CDS encoding amino acid ABC transporter substrate-binding protein, which codes for MKRRHWISTLATFFGVALVGLSAPAMADEAPKSIRIGWSLAKTGPNAPGGDTTLRPNYEMWVKEVNAAGGLMLKAYGKRVPIEVVEYDDRSSTEEAVRAIDRLISQDKVDLILPPWGTAVNLAVAPMLAKHGYPQLGSTALTDKAAEFAKRWPSIFFMLGSGGSYAEALMSQLDAARKAGKIGDKVAMLYVADGFGVDAATAARKAAAAHNFKLVLDKSYPVGTQDLSPLLNEVKGLSPDAFIAFSYPPDTVLISDQSRVLSFNPKIFYTGVGTQFPFFKAKYGAGAEGQMSLGGVDGDSQLIKEYFKRHKDLTGKEPDSWGSPVTYASLQVLQQSIERVGKIDRPAILREIKTGSFETVLGPIKFENQQLSGIFLVGQWQNGVFQGVGPSAIKGAKPAVIPKPVWKN